The Candidatus Binataceae bacterium genome contains the following window.
TTCGCGCCCGGCGAAGAACTCACGCGCCACGGCGAACGCGTCAGCGGAATCCTCGAACGCGTGCCTTGGGCGCGCGATGCCTCGGGGGTCGTCGCGATCGCGGGCGGCGATCTCGTCCTGCTCGATCCGAAGTCCGGTGAGATCGTTGCGGGCTCCAATCTTGCGGGGGAGCCGCGCGATACGGTTCACTTCAAGGCGGTGCAGCCGCTAGCCGTCGGCGGTCCCGTCGCGCGCGAACAAATTTTTGCACGCGGGGCGGCAGCGCGCGCAGTGCAACTTGCAGCCGCCGCCACTCGCGTCCTCGAGATCACGGTCGAGTACGCAACTCAGCGCCAGCAGTTCGGACGGCCAATCGGCAACTTCCAGGCAATTCAGCATCAGTTGGCCGCGGCCGCCGGCGAGGTCGCTTCCGCTCGCGTCGCGGCGCAACAAGCGTATCAAGCGCTGGCCACCGACGAGGGTGCACTGTTTGCTTCCGCGATCGCGAAAACTCGCGCGGGCGACGCCGCCGGCGCGGTCGCGCGTGTCGGCCATCAGGTGCACGGCGCGATCGGCTACACGATGGAATACCAGCTCCAGCGCTTCACCCGGCGCATCCAGGCTTGGAGGGGTGAATTCGGCACGTCAGGATTCTGGACCCGCCGGGTCGGCGAGATGGTGCTGGCGGCGACTAACCGTTCAGCGTGGTCGATCGTAACGTCAGGGTTCTGATTTTAGACTTTCGCGTCGGAGCCGCGGTCAGCCAACCGGTGTGAGGTCTCGAGCGCCGTCCGGACTATTCGCAGAAGATGCAGATAGCCGGCGCGCTTGAGTTTTGCCCGCGGTGACAGCGCGCGGCACTGTTCGCGGATAAACGCCGACCAGTTCGAGGCGTTTGCGATATTGAACGATACCGTGATGCAGGGCATCTCGATTTTCGTCGTATGCCACCAGCCGCCGGGCACGAAGATGGTGTCGCCTGGACCAAGCTCGCATTCGTAACGGACCGCCTTAGGAAATAACTGAAACCGCTCGAGGTCGGGGCGCTCGAGGTCTTCGATCAAAGAAAGATTCGGAATGTTCTCCCACGGATACAGGTACGGCGTGTCCGCGGGCGCATACATCATGAAGCGCTTGCGCCCGTAAATCTGCATCAGGAATGCATGAGTCCTGCCCAAATCGTAATGCAGATGCGGAAAACCCA
Protein-coding sequences here:
- a CDS encoding cupin-like domain-containing protein, with translation MEKRPEGNAVVRERGLAYDDFKRRYLNAGQPVILTDAIKDWPALTKWTPEFFANQHGDRTVEIEGRSYTLREVVAGVLDPARAKTPYMRNKDIDRLVPELMADIEPHPIYCSPNWLDGPFSWGLHRDFRKGSWQLYIGGPGMGFPHLHYDLGRTHAFLMQIYGRKRFMMYAPADTPYLYPWENIPNLSLIEDLERPDLERFQLFPKAVRYECELGPGDTIFVPGGWWHTTKIEMPCITVSFNIANASNWSAFIREQCRALSPRAKLKRAGYLHLLRIVRTALETSHRLADRGSDAKV
- a CDS encoding acyl-CoA dehydrogenase family protein is translated as MNDLALIEETARRTIVDALTPELVEAATRGVWPAAVWKRLEGQGMIQPAALTGDPGEAFAIEAALLRAAASTAAPIPLAEMAIGGSLLAAQGFEPPAGVLTLVAFAPGEELTRHGERVSGILERVPWARDASGVVAIAGGDLVLLDPKSGEIVAGSNLAGEPRDTVHFKAVQPLAVGGPVAREQIFARGAAARAVQLAAAATRVLEITVEYATQRQQFGRPIGNFQAIQHQLAAAAGEVASARVAAQQAYQALATDEGALFASAIAKTRAGDAAGAVARVGHQVHGAIGYTMEYQLQRFTRRIQAWRGEFGTSGFWTRRVGEMVLAATNRSAWSIVTSGF